In Haliotis asinina isolate JCU_RB_2024 chromosome 11, JCU_Hal_asi_v2, whole genome shotgun sequence, the genomic stretch AAGATTCTGGAATAAATCCGCAGCTTTATCTTGAAAGGTGTATAACGCATCTTTTTGGTGTTCCGATTAACACGCAATGGGCGAGCTTTTTCAAATTACTCCCCATCTGTAACCATTTAGGTACCCTGGGGTTGCtgtcacaaagcaacctttactaagattAACTCTTACTCTCGTTCTACAACGTcgtactaaggttaccttagtgacttaggGCCACCTTATTACATCGTACTAAGGTTACTTTAGTGATTTACGACCACCTTATTACATCGTACTAAGGTTACTTTAGTGACTTACGACCACCTTATTACATCATACTAAGGTTACTGTAGTGACTTACGCCACTTTAGTGCCTTGTGAAAGGTGGCTCGGGGCAGTTCAACCTCAAACTGACAGCGCTTGTCGTATGCATGCGCGGTGCGAGCTGTACATATTACCGTTGCACTTAGAGACAATATACAAGTATAGCCTTTCCTGTCACCGGTAACGTTCACACAGGTGCAAGGAGACCATATTGTTTTCCTTAAACGATGCTGTATCTAATGCCCAATCTTGATATATTCATTCGAGGGTCCATGATACATGAGGTCTGACCATGACATATTACAATAGTGAATCAACCGGGAGCGGTTCGAAGCGAGGCAGACTACCCTGACTAGTATCATAATGCACACGTTCTCATTtacatttttatatatataatacgTTGTGTGGCAGTTGTGTTAGCATAAACTTTGACAACTTGTTTACATTTAATTGAATAAGTTTAAATCAGTCCCATATTAAGATCACACGTCTTAAAGAAACTGCAAAACTGATCAAAGCTTCGTAAAATCCCTCGTCCTTGCTTTTTAGCTACGCATATATGGGAGTCGTTTTCATGTTGAATCTCGTAGTCTTCGGAATCTTACTTGGATTGGTTTCTCTCACATTCATAAGGACCAACAGAATTAATGGAATGGGGCGGGTCGATTTTAACAATTTACTTTCTGTAGCGATGGTTTGGATGACATGAAAAGACGTACATCTTACAAGATAATGAAAAAGATATAACTCTTTCTATTTTATTAAAAACACATTCTTGTGTTCTGTACTCAGATGATATATCAACAGAACTAGTCGCGCTATTTACAAATTCATTCTCTTTCACTTCCtcattgaataaaatatgtacacgtatatttacatatttacaccaCAGGCCCTCGTGCCATTGGGAgtattaaagattttttttcaaaaacaatgtAAAAGATTTTAGATGACCCCTGACTTGAAACGCTTTACAGTACAACATATCTAGATCTAGAAGCGTCGGGGTCGTCTCAaaaattttatatttttaaaaaacaaaatggtTAATCCTCGaaatgacacgagggcctggGATTTACATTGTCTATTGTTTACATTCTACCATCACAATCGCGTATTATTGACGTGGCCGTTTTCCTTCCCGAAAGAGTCACAACTGTCTTTCCGCCCCAATTCACTCTCCGTCTCAGAAATCTCACTTTCGTTATCTCCATGGTAGCCCTTGTTAATATTTCCGTTCCCATATTTGGATGATTCCTTGAATTGACTATCGTTGGGTGTTTTCGCGCTCAGCTCGGCACTGGGATCCTTCTGGGCGGTCACCTTGGCCCATTCTTGTTCCTCCCCTTTTGCAAACACCACGAACACCAACCCCCCGACAATGTTAAGTCCAGCCACAAGGAAGAACACGATCTGCCATTCTTGTCGTGTATGCTGAAATgtaagaagtgagtgagtgagtatgattttacgcagcttttagcgatattcaagcaacatcacgacgaTGGACGCTAGAAAtacgcttcacacattgtacccatgtggggaatcgaacccgggttatcagcgtgaagagcgaacgtgttaaccactaagctacttcagcgtaccacacacacacacacacacacacacacacacacacacacacacacacacacacacacacacacacacacacacacactccacctCTGTTTTTTAGAAAATGACTACTGACCACATTGAAGTTTATGTTTTGCATTGTGGAGTCGAGGGGGGTTCAGGGCGTTAAACCCCTACCAAGCCCTCCACATTACTTGGAAAACTTCTGGATCCGCCATTTCCGGAAACTGTCagttgccaattgaacattgtGATCGGTCGTGATAAAGATGTCTTACTTATCTCTCAAAAACCATTCCGTACACGAAattataatattaataataacgCTAAAATTTGTGCTTAGGATCCATTCAATGCCGTTCACTGTATTACCGTGACGAAAATGTAAGTTTAAAGCTTCGCGCGACCGCTTCTCAGCAACCCATTTCAGAGATGGATGGACTGAAAGCAATTATGACAAAGTCCCTTGCCCTACGACGCAACACAGTATGAGACCAAAGTAACAAATATTTGGTGTCTCGAACCCTTTGGCGTGAGAGGCTACACCACAACACCACTGTGGTCCACAAGCATAACTTCACTTCACAAACAGAAAGATGAATGTATCCCTCGGGCATAATACAATTCCCATTCAgcaaaaaagggagataactctcggAAATAAATTCAtctaggctaaataaaaaagtgaaatcttTCTAGGGCGTCGGCTAGTTATTCTTATTTGTGCGTGTAACAATTTTGTAttacaattttaaaaaattattttgacccccgatcatccatttgtccactataagaaggagtgtctgtaagaacaagtgtgactgaatctacaactcattaacacgtgctaaacgtcccaaactgtatttctggaaaaaaataaaaatgtgatcCTCCTTTAtcactttttttctatcaaaattaaacatgaaatCCTACCGCCCCCGTCACTATAGAAACACTGACTTTTTTAATGCAGCCTTAGTGATACTCACCTCCTTAACAATAGCAGCTGTGATGAGAGGGGCGGACAGAGCGGCAGCGAATGCGCATGTCATGGTGATTCCCATCAGAACACTGGCATACCTGAAACACAGTCAGACATCAATCGCATTGCTATGCTGAATGAACTAAACCTATATTAAAAGAAGCTTCAGGATAGTcttaaccaatcagatcacATCGGCCGTTTCCGATACCAGCATAATACCTGAAGCAGAAACAGAAATGTGATACTGACCAATATCACCTATCAAACACGCTTTCGTCCTTGACCTTTGCATAAAGGAACCCGACGGACGAAGTGTTACCTGGAGTTTAGTCACGCGTGGACAAGCATGATTCAGCTCGTTAATTACATGTGGAGTGTCATGACTTTAATGGTAGGTTGCATCGAATTAGATGGTCCCCTTGGTCTGGTTACAGAGAGGTATGCTCGGGTTTTTTTCATCTTGAATCTTTCgaataattatttttattttgttatcgTTCGTGAATCATCCATCACGTTATGATAACTTACGGTTTCACTTCACGTTATTTCAGGAGTTTGCGCATAGTAGTGTAAGCACCACTctttaagaaataaaaaaacGTCTCTCTGCGCCATAGGCTTCGCTTATTGATTTTGCAGAAAGAGTGTGAACCTGTatacagtgtagtctattttgttttctcTGATTTGACTTTAATAAAATGGGCCTGTAGGTTTCATTCAGggtctgtagattttaaagacgcACTGATGGTCAACTGGCAAactaaagtattgcaaacactggtcGGAAGCAGTAAGTCGTACCTTGGTGCTATGTCGAGGTGGTTGATCCTGAAGGCAACAGATGTAAAGTTCTGGAAGGACAATCCAACTACAAGAAGCACCACTGCAATTGTCCGCTGGTCCTTGTCCAGGAACCCGATTGTGATGGTGCAGGCAGCACATACAAAATTGCCTGTAAGGCAAATAAGGCGTTCACTTTTTCATCTGCGTTAGTAGCATAGTCGTCTGCTTTTAAAACAGTTATTACAAATTTTATTCTTAGCAAAATGAGTCTTTTTGCTTGAGCATTTACCTTCCACTGGCGTGATCAATGAGCTTGAATGAAGACAATTATAAAACTGAcgacataagtgagtgagtttagttttacgccgcactcagcattgtTCCCgcaatatggcgacggtctgtaactaatcgagcctggaccagtcaatccagtgatcaactgcataagcatcgatctgcgcaattgggaaccgatgacgtgtcaaccaaatcagcgagcctgatcaaccgatcccgttagtcgcctttctgATGTCATAGACAGTGTGGCTATGTGTATTGAGTGGATGTcaggcaaaccagtggttgatagtatgaTGAGTGATCATGGGAGTCGGATACGCATCCAgtagctagtgagtgagtgaatttagtttcaagccgcttttagcgatattccaccaatatcacgtcggagtgtaccagaaatgggcttcacacatggtacccatgtcgtgaatcgaacccgggtcttcggcgtgaccagcgagcgctttaaccacaaggctaccccaccgaacCAGACATCCAGTAGGTATCTAGCACACATTGTCTAATTCATCCTCCTCCGTGGACCTGCCGTTCAATTATACCTtgaaacaaatcacaaaaatgtTTCGATATTGAGGTGTGCGCCCTTAAAACACTGGATACCGAAGCTGCTCCACGGTCAATAGGTGTCATATTTAAGCATAATTCAATACAGGTACAACATATCGAACTATTTTCTAAAACAAACTGGATTACCTGTGAACTGGAATATCTTTCGGATTGTAGCTGTTGAGAATATGTGTCTCTGCAGCAACCAGTCAGAGGCGAAGCCACACAGGAGACCAGATATAAAGCGCCCAACAAACGGCATTGATGCCAGCATGCCATTCTGCAGAAAACAACAGGAACATCAGCAGTCACTGGCGAGTGCAGTAAGGTCAAGTACATATATCTGCTATTCACACTGGGTATCCTACCCTTGTTTGGTTCTGTCCTCAAATGGGAATGGGTGAGTTTATTGTCACACTggcttaagcaatattccagcaatctcactgcaaggggacgccagaaattggcttcacacattgtacccatgtagggaattgaaccctagTCTTTGAAAAATGGCAATACACGTATAGCATTCCAGGCATTTCATCTCCATCCTAAATATCCTGAACATATTCCTCACAATAATTACGTTTTCTGGTCGAATCGAATTCAATTAAGGTAAAAATAATTAACGAACgcatttctttttcacaaacaGATGCTGTCATCTACGATTGTGAAGTCATGACATATAGCCATGGGACCAAAAGTCCCTGTGCAGAgtcaacatatacatgtatgtaacgAACTGCCAGATTTAACTGACTGTTCTTTTTGTCTTGACCAAATGATGTACATTTTAGTCGAAATGGTTACAACATACCACGTTTATAAGAAACTCAGATTAGCCATACGTTGGTTATAAAGGCAGTTTACtgtatatactgaacatatactgaacagcaaaagaaacgcaagtttccaaaaaattaaatatcataaaagtaagcgttcgtggttatgtcttctattttaaaacttgagttgtgtttcttttgttgttcagtatagaGTAACAGCAGATGGTCGGGAACAAAATTCTTCTTTACCTCCTCTATGTCATAGTCCAGGACTTCCTTCATGTAAGTAGGCAGATAGGCCATCACCCAGGAAGTCACCCACGAGTACGAGATGTGAGCGATGATGATGGACCAGAAGGGTGGGGAGGTGAAAATCTTCAGCCATGGGGGATTCGGCATCTAATAATAATAAGTGATTTTCTATAATGCACAGTCTCTAAACACCAAATGAGCGCTCGGGGCGCTTAATTAGAATCTGATTACTACCCGGATCATCCAATTTGCCTGTTAggcacatgacttatcccaccgggtacccatttcctgcAGGATAAACAGGGGCAATTTTGAACCAGATCACTTGCctcctaaggtgagaccacacgtATCACATGTACTTCCTTGAGGGGCAGGGTTGAAATCCTTAGAAACCCTCAGGTGTCAAGCtaccaaacacggtcacccatccctGGATTGTCCGAACTCGACGTTACTTAAATTCAACTTTTTTGTGACGTGAGTtctgtgcacaggaccacacacgaTCACATGCCAGCCTATACCAGTCAGGTTAACTGGTCTACAGAACCGCTTTGGGTTTGCCCGAAGGAGTAATGTCTCCAGTGTTGATTTGTTGCCATGGTGTTGTTGCCATGGTGATCTTCAGGATAGGGCGAGACTGTTCCAGTGCAACCCACGAACATAGTTATGGTACAGACCAATAAACAAAATCGGGCATAGCCGGTTCCTGGTGTGCTCAAGGGACGCTACTCTGCACAAGTATTTACGGCACCTCAGAGGACACACTTTGAGGTCCAGATGAGCTGTTGCGATGACTTTATGATGTCAGCACACACTAACACGCTACTTACCTTTTTCATTTGATTTGACGTATTTCCACTGTAGATAATAGAGCGTTCCTTCTCTGAGATTCTTGGATGGGAGTCGGGCGTGTCATACACAGCGAAGATCCATGGAATGAGGACAAAGAAGGCATAACCACCTGCACAAACATCCAGTAAACACCGTTCATAGCATGTGTTGACTTTTTCTGGGGTTTTTtggtgtttgtttggttttaggtttttgtgtgtgcgtgtgttttggggttttttggttgtttgttcatgactgttgttttaatttggtATGTTGTTGCttgatttggttttgtttgtttggggttgttggtttttatttggttttttttgtgtgtgtgtgtgtgtgtgtgtgtgtgtgtgtgtgtgtgtgtgtgtgtgtgtgtgtgtgtgtgtgtgtgtgtgtgtgtgtttggtttgtttttatgggtttttttcactttttggaGGGGAGGGGTCGGGATAGGGGGTAGGGAGGGTTGTCACGACCTCTTGTTGTTTTCGTTCATCTGCTTATTTTGAATCCGTTAGTCGTTAGTACTGACACAACCTCGGCCGAAGACAAGTGTTTTGTTTGCGTTTACATGCGGATTTAAGGCAAGGTTCAAATCCCCGCATGATAagaatacactcactcactcactcactctaaccgtCGACCTTCGTGTTATAACCCACCATTTCCCTCCCATCTGCTAAAACGAGAGGCCGATATCATTCGTGTGTTGATGATCTAGCTCCCCGTCTCAGCGACCTGCTTTTTCAGATATTGGCGACCTTAGGGAGATAATGGGCGCCATTAAACACACTTACCAAACACGTAGAAGGTGAAAGGCCATCCGTTGTCAAGGTCGATGTCGCATAGAAACCCGGATATGAAAAACGTTAAGATACCGGCGATGGCAACTCCTGAAATAAGCgacatgaaatatataatgCACAAATGGTTTTCATCTACCTGACTTCGGATCCTAGGATCTCGAATGTTTTCTTCATTGAACACTATTACTacagctactactgctactcctATTGCTGTTGCTATCGccgccgctgctgctgctgctactactactactactgctgctgctgctgctactactactactgctgctgctgctactactgctactacttctactgcttCTGTCTccgttactactactgctattactactacgaCTAtgactactgctgctgctgctgtctcccctgctacttctactaccaCCAACGTTACTGGTGCTACGACTGCTGCTACTAACAGCCAAAGGGGTGCCTTCCTCAAGTATGCAGCTTATTTACTCAAGTGTTGTGTCTCCTTGAGTATTCAACTAAACACTTAcgggtggccaagtggttaacGATTTCGATCGTCACGCTGATTAGCGGGTTCTATTCTGTGTTGGATATTGCTTAAGACAGCGTATAATCAAAACGCCATGAGGATATTGATCCAAAATCACCTGAGAAAGAGGTCGTTGTGAGCTGGCTCTTTTCATACTTCGGCGCCCACTTTGCCCAAAGTCCTTGAATTGCGGGATCAACCGTGCCCTGTAACAGATAACTATGTCGTTTCAGACAAGCACCGTTCCAAATGGATGGCAATTCTAATGTGAGTGATTACGTTGGGTTTCATGCCTCTTCaaacagttagtgagtgagcctggttttacgccgctttaagcaatgttccagcaatatcacggcgggcatACCCATGTCAtgaatcgaaccctggccttcggggtgacgagctaacgctttaaccaataagCTGCCCCACTGCCTCAAACGGGACTGCAAATAATCCACGCATGTCAGTTTGATTAACCTCTATATATCCAGAGCTGCCATCAAGAATCATTTACGATGGTAGATTACCTACCCTTGATTTTCATTAGCATTTCACCGACTAATCACTCATATACATGAATAAGTGGTATGTGCTAGGGGAGATAATTCCCAACGATTTTGAAAATCATTTTCCGAAAACCTCAAACATGAGGGCTCTTTCAGCCAGTCAgtcacatttcaaatatatgAATTTATCGATAAAAGCCAGTGGCACAGGCCATCACGTCGATGTCGTATACACAACAATGAGGCTGGTTTGCAACGCGCTTTCTGATAGGGAGTAAGAACTAGTTGCGGGTGGAAAGCAGGGGCAGGTAACTTGTGATTTCGAGAACCACGGGACTAGAACGGGGTTATCTAATGTTAGTCTACAAGGTGACCATGGAGATATAGAAGATGCCGCTTGATATGAGAAAAACTTGACATAGTCAGTGATGAAACCCAGAATAACGgctatgtttgttgtttcacgcaacaccagacaatccagtgatcaacatcaagagcaACAATCTACGCAGTACGGATACCAtataatgtgtcaaccaagtctgaccacccaatcccgttagtcgcctcttacgacaggtcagtggctgctgaagatctgttcttacccggatcttcaggggtatgataacatgtatatacaaatgtatataaATCATTATGGGGGCTAATGATGTACTTTTTGAGAAAGGAGAGGTTTATGGCAGGTTTAATACAGGAAAATAAGCTGTCGAATCAGTCAGAAGTCGTTACAGTAATTTGAACCTCACATATTTGATCAAACATGAGGCAGTAATTTTCAAAAAGAATGTAAGAATGGCCTTCTATGAATATGGCTTGTCCTGGTGCTCACCATAAAGAACCCGACAACTATTCTCAATCCAACCATGGCGTCTGCATTCCATCTCGCAGCAACGGGAGTCAATATTGTTGCTAGGGAGCCAATCAACACCGACATGGCGATGACCATTTTGCTGCCAAACTTTCCCGCCAAATATCCGCCGACTACAGGCGTGAAAATGAAACCGATGGTATACGACGTCAGTATTAAACCTTCGAACTCGGAGCTCCAATCAAACTCGGCGAtctgaaaatatgcaaaaatacaATCACACTGACGACATAAGTGATTAAGTTATATTTAGAACGCCGACGAATCTGTGTGTAGCCGCTGGACTTGAGAGGAGAGCCCAAAGTGATGCAGAAGTTAATTTGACCTACTTCTGGTCGTTGTATGTTGgagtctaaccctaaccctgttAACCCTTAACCTAGCCGATCATACGCTTCCTTCCGATCATACGCACAAAATACGTTTAGCGGTAACGGTAGAAATAAATCTATCATCACCAACGGACACAACCTTTCCAACCAATTTGGAACACATGGcaaatgtgtttttattataaTGAAACCATGTTTAATACTATAACCTACATTCGTGCAGCTAGAAGTGACAATAATATGTGATATTGTCAGACACGCATGCAATTACCTTAAAATCTGTGAGGCTGTTTTCAGCAAATTTGGTTCCCATAGTTCCATTCAGACTTTGGTTACCAACGAGGCTGGTGTTTCCGTCTTGCATGCATACAACCGACATGCCAATAAACTGTCGCAGTGCAGTCTGGGAGAGTCTGGCCATGCAGGTCAAGTAGGCGATGACCCAGCGACATGAtccatacttttcaaagaaCGTCTGAGATTTGACTTCCGCCAATCCCTTATTCTTGTCGTCATTGACTCCCGCCTCCAGTGCTTCTGGCAATGTAAGATGGAAAGATTGATTCCGACGAAATCATATATCAGGTGATTCTCTTTACGATTTAAATAACAACTTTCATAACTGTGATCGTTTCTATTTTAAATAGAGCCAGGGAATAAAGTTTTGCCCTTATATATGAATTAAAGAAGTTAGACAAACATGGACATGTTTATATATAAGAATGAAAATTTATAACCAAAACAGGGGGCGGTGGGtggcctagtgattaaagcgtttgctagCAACGCcgaagttcgattccccacatgggtacaaaatgtgaagtccatttctggtgtcccctgtcgcgatattgctggaatattgcaaaaaaaacGGCATGAAACCATATTCGCTCACTTAAACGCCACGTCAAGACGGAACTCACCCACTAACCATAGCTTCAACAAGGTCAGTAAGGGGCAATCGTTTCATTTTTCAGTTTGAATTGCTTCATGCAGAAAAAACTGGAAAATCTCAAACAAGGTAAAGTTCGACAATGGGTTGGTCGACCTGTAGCCCATAATGCCGATGATACATGACACCAGATTGATTCGTTGTGTGGCGTTAACAGGAAACTTGTCATCTACTCTacgtttcattttgaaactgaagGCTTAAACTCGTCAACTAGACGGATAATGTCACCTCAGCCATTATTTGTGTTATGTTCGTCACTCCCAGACAGGGTGTCGTTTTTGAAACGCCAAGAGCATTTATAGGACATGATATGTGTGCTCTTATTTCACGCTTTACGTTGCTTCTGTCTATCCTAGGATGTGAAGCGCACCTTCGAGATGGTGGCAGTGAAAAGGCTGAATcataatatatttatcaattcctgttttaaaaaaatttaCGAAACGCCAAGCAGGTGTGACAAGTATTTACGATAAAGTTCTTCCGAGCCAAAAGTACAGTATCAATCAGATACTTTGCACGCAAGATGTTCACCGAGAGACGCCATTACTATTCAGAGGGGAGGCGTGCTGGGCTGCTAAACTTTACCCCCAAATCAGAGCCAACAGCTAAAGCAATTTAGTTTATCTTATGGAGTAGGTAACTGCTGGAGAATGTCAGTATTACCACAAGTTGGTTTAATAGTAATATTCTTCAGATTTATGTATCTTTGTGGAAAAAAACCgtgcagagtgagtgactgagtgagtatttaAAGTcccatcggcagtatttcaaccatatgGTGACTACGATCAGAAGAGGAAGCACTGTCATGTGTAGGCGTTACTGTGTTAGTGCGTGTGTGTTAGTGCGTGTGTGTTAGTGCGTGTGTGTTAGTGCGTGTGTGTTAGTGCGTGTGTGTTAGTgcgtgtgtgttagtgtgtgtgtgttagtgcgTGTGTCACCCTTTTTGAAACGTACCGATGCGTGCAATGCGATCTTGAATTAAGCATGTGAAAACCGGATTTCAGAACGAAAAGTttagactctctctctctctctctttctctctctctctctctctctctctctctctctctctctctctctcatagcCGCAATATAACGCACTTTTACAATAATTGTTAAGGATGCATGCACCAGACTGAAAATTTGGAAATATGTCATCACGGTACCTAACTCGTTCCAGTTTTTTAAAAACTCAAAATCGAAATGATAAGGTGATTTGAATGTAGGTCAGGTAGCTGTATCTTCTGTTCAAAAGATTGTGAGTTATGCTAACACGTTAAGCCACAAACACCTTACCTTAACAGTTTAACCACTGTCACACAGGGCAAATACATAACTACATACGGTGTAGTAAATGGTACAACACGTTTACTAACATTCACCCTCAAAGACCATTAGTACCAAAGCCTCGGTCAAGCGTGATGGTATAATTTTGTTGAAATAGGATTAATTCAAGCTCGCAATAGGAACTCAATCGTAAATGTAATGAGGGAATTCTATTATCTGGGGACTAGTAGTTAGAACAGTCATTATTTTAGCCAACACTGAGCCCACTCCTGTTTGTTGGCTGACGTGAGCAACTAATGTAAATATTTCGTTTAGATTCAACTTgtatccatggtaacaaaagtaatagaaatatttgtatgtcacccaaatatttttaaaagataTAGAAGAGACATTTAATAATATATGCGGGGTGTTGCAAGCATTCTTGCATAAAACGGGCATAAATGACTACCTTTAAATTGTTTCTGTGACATATCGAAAGCAAAAATTTGCATATACAAAATTAAAGAAAGTCTGTAGGTAACCCACATGTGATAACAAAGTGTCAGTTGCAACAAGTCAGAAATGACAACACAGGATGAATAATATACAACAAAGAACAAATGCATAATTATTCATACTTACTGTCAGGCATAATGCTAAAGGTTCTGGATGATCTCTCGTCTAAATTCTTTCGCTGTTCTGGCAAAATAATATCGAACACATTTCACGTGTATTTCTTTGTGACGAGTCATAACGGTGAATGTGTTTATATATCACAAATGTACACTCATGCTCGTGTGCATTACCTGTCGTGCTCCACTCATGTGCACTCGACCAATCACGAACTACCCCAGAGATAAATAACATCGTCACTGTCATCACTGTATTTATGATAACAAAATTGTGATATGCCGTGAAATAATTTCAGCCAACATGTGTTTCCGACGTTTCCTGAACACAACAGACTGTTTAAAAGAGTATCATTATGTCCCCTCAACGACTGCTGTTTGAAGTGAGCTGTTGGGGGAAAATAGAGGCGTATTTACCAACAAGTGCGGAATCCCTTACCCACATTGGTATCGAAGGTATCACAATATAAAAAGTCAGAAAAAGCATTAATTCGTTACTCAAAACATAACtcttttgaaatatgtatttgggGTTCCTCTGAAAGTGTCCAGTCATACTTTCATAGTATTGCCTGTCAAAGAAAGCTGGAGGTAAAGAATGAGAAATCTACTGTGGGGAGCATAATGCACTTACGGTAAATATAGAAAATAGTTCCATACATACCATATAATTTGTCAACTAATACAAATGTTACtattatcataataatcatCCCTATTATTAGTATTAACAAAGTAAGCTTGTCTTACTTACCCGCATGTCTACTCACCAGTATAACAATGCCTCTACGTTTCTAAATTTAAACACCAAATATGCCCAGTTGACTGACATCATAAAAAAACTGAAATGTCTCTGAGGACGAAACGAAATGGTTAAGATTTATAGCATCATTCgaatatcataaaaatatttgagTCAGGGTTTTAGTAAATTACGCAATGGTTGCCTCAagtttgatatatttgaaatatttcaaactgtaataTAGGATATGTTATATTCATATGCTTTTTATTGTTGCATTTAAAGATGTGGAAATGTAGACGAAAACATACACAGAAACCGCATTATACATCACATCTGCTTCAGCACTGTCCTTTATACAGAAGCAGGGCATGTTATGGCACTCATCAATCGTTGCTCTCATACTTCAGTTCTTTGGAATTGTTTGCACCGTCTGTGGCTTAACAACGTCCTCTGGGTGTATACTCATATCTTAAGATCGTCTGTGAATTATTTTCAGTGGCTGCGCATTAAACGAAACGCTTGT encodes the following:
- the LOC137256055 gene encoding sialin-like, with product MPDKALEAGVNDDKNKGLAEVKSQTFFEKYGSCRWVIAYLTCMARLSQTALRQFIGMSVVCMQDGNTSLVGNQSLNGTMGTKFAENSLTDFKIAEFDWSSEFEGLILTSYTIGFIFTPVVGGYLAGKFGSKMVIAMSVLIGSLATILTPVAARWNADAMVGLRIVVGFFMGTVDPAIQGLWAKWAPKYEKSQLTTTSFSGVAIAGILTFFISGFLCDIDLDNGWPFTFYVFGGYAFFVLIPWIFAVYDTPDSHPRISEKERSIIYSGNTSNQMKKMPNPPWLKIFTSPPFWSIIIAHISYSWVTSWVMAYLPTYMKEVLDYDIEENGMLASMPFVGRFISGLLCGFASDWLLQRHIFSTATIRKIFQFTGNFVCAACTITIGFLDKDQRTIAVVLLVVGLSFQNFTSVAFRINHLDIAPRYASVLMGITMTCAFAAALSAPLITAAIVKEHTRQEWQIVFFLVAGLNIVGGLVFVVFAKGEEQEWAKVTAQKDPSAELSAKTPNDSQFKESSKYGNGNINKGYHGDNESEISETESELGRKDSCDSFGKENGHVNNTRL